The DNA segment ctctcgccgaAAATGTTACACACTTCTGTATTGCTGTATTGCGAAACTATTACATTGTACAAGCGGGTCTGTGTGCACTCGAAACGCAAACCACTTCAACCGGAATAACAACTTCACAACAGTGAAACAAAGTGAAGTCGCGACCAGCAACCACACTTCCGGCTGAATTCACCCATCAACGGACAGCCAGACAGACACGAGCTACAATTTACAACCAAAACGCATTGGTTGGTGAGTTGGAAATGTGTGCATAAACTTTGAATTTGTTTCGTTGGAGGAATTAATTTTGTACACTCATCGTCGACAACACGGGGTTTGTGTGATTTGTCAGCAAAATCCTGGGTTTTCCTTCCCCACATGGACTAGATTATTTATTCGTCCCACCGGCAGgcaaaattgcaacaaaaaaagaaaaacctggCCAAATGGTGCGGACATTTAATGTGTGGCGGTATCGTTTGATTTTTACCACCGGCGTAAAGAATCAATTTGTGCACTTTCCCGGTGTTGGTGTTTTATGTGCCAAGCGCACACGTGGATGAAGAAGAGCAAAAgcgatatttttgtttattaaattaatccACGATTCAGCGAGCgcgaaccatcatcatccccaACAACATCATGGGAAATGACGAATGTGCCTTCAGCGTTCAGGCAAACATGGCAAACACTGGAAAAAGTATatcatttacacacacaagcagagAGATGCAAAAATATATGCCCCTACACACGGAAACAAGGACACACGATACTGTCCCCGCGCTCGCTGCTGGTGGTAATGATAGGAATTTATTTTAACGATAATGAGCCACCTTTCTGCATACggcagggagagagagagagagagaaggagccCCACCCGAATCTGGCCAGTGCGTTCGTGCGGAAACGACggcccaacaacaacaggacCACCGCGGGAGCTGCACATGATTAAGTGCACCGGACACACGGCAGGGACACTGGTTCAAATAATCCCCGGCGATCAGATGAGTGAATACAACAACATCATTAATGCAGTAACGCTTCTCTCCCCCACACGCTACGGATATTCCAGCCCTGGCCATCCATAACATTGGCCAGTGTGCACCGTGCACATGAGCGACGCCGTGTgttgtcgtcatcgtcgtcgatCAGTAGTAGTGCTAGCGCAAACGAAACATCGAAATCGATTAGTTCGACAATTTCAGCACggattatttttacatttcacATGTTTATCATTCGCCCCCGTGTTTCTCCCCGCCTTCAGAGCCACTCCTGCGCGGGAAATTGCTCGGATACGCCTTTTTCAATTTGCACCAAGCCAACCAAAACATTCGCCCCAGTTGCAAAAACGAAACGGGTCGGGTTTTGTGCGTGGTTTTTGGTGCTTTcattttgaattcaaatttcTCCTCTGTAATGGTGTAGCATCGAAACGATCGTCctacaataataaaaaaagaagaaatagatATAATTATTCGCATGATATCAAACATTCTGCCATCATTCAATTCacgattttaatttattcaagaAAATTCCTTTAACTCACGCTGCTCGTCCGCTGCCCTCGCTGCCACATCACTTTCACTCTATTGCTTGTTTTCATGCTGATTCcgtttttgattgattttgctaacatattttcaatttccaatcCAACGCATTCGCTTCTACTACGCCTTCCCACGAAAACCCCTACTACTCTAAGCCACTAAACCAGATGCCACTCAACGTTACCACTCCTATCGAATAAAACGGTGAAGCAACGGGGCGCTCGCACAAGCTTGCGTTACAAACTTTAACtatgaattaaaattaaaaactaaatCTCACTCCAGTACTTCTCGGCCCGTCCTCTCACTCATAACAAACCGGGTGCATTTATAGCTGCAAAACTGACTatctttaaaacaaacaatcggTTCTGGATGGATGAGACGGTGGTATGAAGCTAGGCCTGGGCCTCGAATGGCCTCTATTTCTAAGCAGTGCTGGGACAAAATAAATACATGTGTTTATGTGTCTTACAAGTTTTCACAACATCGCTTCTTATAATCAGCCAATTGTTTCGTCACGATTAAAAAGGAATCTATTGCTTTCTatgttgtgtgtgagtgtgttttttcttaaaCTGTACAATAAAGCAGATCCTCTTCTCTTCCAATGGTTTAGTTTGCTGTGCTTCAAACGCTGCCCAAATGCGTGTAATGcgttttttagtttaattttgaGACATTTCGCATGCAAATCTGCTTGACCCGTGGCCGTGGTTACACATTAACAAATTCCTCGCAGCTAATTAAATAACAACAGATCCGTTCACGACGCTACATGACTTTTCCTCCTAACGCGAGTTGTTGTAAAACAGCCGACAGTTCCTGCTGAACTGCTTCCACTTCCTTcttgcatttctttttttattattacaaaTAAGCTTTTACTTTCTTATCTTATCTATTTGCTTTacttgtgggacacttttctttattttgtaaGCTATTTTTGcgtgtttctgtttttgttttttttttatcttgtttgttttatcattttgatTATCTCATATTAGGTGGTTGGTACCCTTGactgtttttaaaatgttacgCTCAACAAGAGACCggttcttcttttctttgccaGCCTTAGACATTTTAATTAGGGTTTCTCCTTCTTTTGCTTACATCTTGAAACTATGAAGTGTtcttgtttagtttttttttcaattgcagTACTTATATTGCTTAGTTTGTTCGTTTGGTTTCGACCGTATGTGTATGTTATGttattcttctcttttttataattgaattttgaccatttttatgcttttattttatgaatgtttttgttttacttcgatattcttttttttagtttcttttttcttcttctttcctcCCATTTATTACGCTTGCTGGTATTACGCAAGCAAGCACGTCACAATATCGCGTGCCaaccggtttttgttttgttcaagcaaacggaaattataaaaattattgttATCTATACTAAGCGCCTATCATCTATGTATTGGTATTACGTTTACGCTCCTGCCTCATTCAGCAGGTGTACTGGTAATAAGTTCTATCATTGTTCTGCCGACTACACCCCCACCGGTACCGATAGCGGATCAAAACCcggatttgatttgattgtgCAGCAATCTTTTACCCAGCTATAGATAGTTTCCCAATCTATCCGGTTCGGCTCGATTATATTGCTCCGGTTCAGAGATCGATCATGATCATGAAGCCGACGGTGACGCTACAAAAGATGTGCAGTGGTCTATCGATCCGATCCCGGTACACCAGAGCAAGTACTCAACATTACATCccggctgttgttgctgctgctgctgcgtttgctgctgctggatgctgctaaaacacacacacgcgcgcacgcttTTCACGCAGAAACTGttaccaaaaacacaacacacagcaaacgTGACACTGATGGAGCACTGATTGGCTAGTTGTTTCTGATAGCAACATGATCAAAATTAttaggaaaaaacaaaaatctcctAACAACTGGTaatacacagagagagagagagaggtattTGGGTTATGTTAGTCGACATGTGGTGTGTGTGGCGGGTGGAAAACAAGCTAAACATTTTCCTACATTTCTCTTCAGCATTTCCTACATTTCGCTTCTTCAGCAGCACACACTCATACTACCCcgttgcaaaaaaaggaaccttattaaaataaatcaattaatttCTTAAATGGGAGCGtagtttttttaccaaaagAAACTATACTACtagaaacaaataaaccattgTGTGCGAGgttatttaaaattcaatcatATTATCATATGGGTTAGGTTGCGTTCACGCCACTCAAAAATCAGTACACAAATAATAAACTAAACTCGCTCGATGGTTGATAAATTTGCCCCTTAGCATTTGATTGAACAGTCGGGTCTACCTACACACGCACATAATTGCTTAATTAATATTTCCCTTCTTCTAGGTGCATAAAGAAAACGATCCTCATCCTATCTAGATGTAAATTCTCACTCacaaatgacaaaaaaaaaatcatagaaaCAGGGAAACACACTTCTGCACATAAAGCTATCGTTAATCGTCATTCCGTTTCAGCAGGTAAAACAGCAACGTGAAGCATACGATAAAGAATATCATTAAACATATCGACACGATCATGATCAGCGCAATGACCGTGCTGCGGGGGCCCTGCATTTCGGAACATTCCTCCAGTATGATCGAGCTCGATACTGGTAGTAGCGCACATAGTAGAAAGACAGACCGGAAAAAAACGCCATGCCACACATGCAATACACGCGAATACAGTAATGGggtaaaaaaaggtttaaattCATTCGTCAATTACAATACGCGAGCGCGGGCATTAGCACGGACAAGAATGGGTGACAAAAGTACattgaagaaaaagaaagaaggagggaaacaaatggaaaatcaaattaagAGATCATCATATTCAAATCAGGATGCTTACACATTGGCGCGTAAATGAGCAACTTTGCTGCTGAAATCTTTACAAAATTATTGATAATTCTTACTTCCTCATGTACCGAAATCAGTGATTGTGTTGAATTTGAGCTTGTCGTGTACAATAGATGTGTGTTTTCCTACAAATCGGACCATATTTCTATATGACTAAACGCGTCAGCAATTCATACTGTTTGGTGGCTTGGTATACTACACCATCTTGTCCCTAAAGTATAGTTTTCATCAGATCGTCTCTCTGGCCAGACAAAGCGCTACAGTACGGATAACACTACTAGCGCTCAATATAACGGGGTTTGCCCGCTTTTATCCATACACACGGACACAACACAGATCAAGCGTAATTgtgatacaaaaaataaacaattccaACACTTTCACCAGCTTATCCACTTGGTGAATGTATGGAAAGTTCCTACCGAAAATAAATGGAAGAGATTTTGATGCATATAAGAATGGAaacttctctctttctctctctctttctctctctctcctctatcttttgctctctcttttCCAAAACGAACAACATTCAGTAGATGCGGTGTGTAACCGCATGCAACAGCTCAAAAAATGGCAGATTGGCAGTCTTTAGGACCTTAGATTTTTATCACTCCACgttacatgtgtgtgtgtatgtgtctgtgtgttgttctctgtatatgtgtgtgtgtgttcatgtgtCTGTGTACGGACAATGCGGTGTAAAAAGCCGGAGTTCCACACGGGGGCATCCGGTGCTGGAAGCGTACATGTTAACGCGCGGCTCCCCCGCCCGGGGCAGGTGGGAGCACACGCCACGGTGTCACTACAGCACCGTCTAGACAATTTCCTCCATACCTGGTTTTAACCGTGCCACCGGACTATCGGCCGTCTTCGCTGTGCGCCCGCTCGGTTCCTCGATCTCCTCAATTTCCATGCCGGTTTCCTCCTTACCGGCCGAACCGTCGACCGCAATCGCACCGGCAGGGTTGACTGTGCTCGggcccgacgacgacgacgagccgGTCGCTTTGCTCCGCTGCTCCTCGCcatcctcgtcctcgtcctcctcatcGTCCTCCTCGATCAGCTTGCGGGCGAGCTTGATCGCCTCGAACTCGTTATAGTGCGCTTTGCGGCGTCGCTCAAACTCTAGCTTGCGCTTTTTCTGCTCCTCCGtcagctcctcctcctcctcgtcgtcgtcgtcatcgtccagGTCCTCCTCCGAGACGGCATCGCTCCGTGCGTCGGCTGCACGTAATctacaaaatcaatcattATGCGTTTATCTCTCGAACCCTCGAAACCTCGATTGC comes from the Anopheles coluzzii chromosome 2, AcolN3, whole genome shotgun sequence genome and includes:
- the LOC120947333 gene encoding protein phosphatase inhibitor 2, whose protein sequence is MSLSSDSPDAKKPCKGILKSSSSFDKHSAASSVHRKSAKFDELNVLQTHHPPDKDYGHMKVDEPKTPYNYVESDDVDQLDAELLAERLRAADARSDAVSEEDLDDDDDDEEEEELTEEQKKRKLEFERRRKAHYNEFEAIKLARKLIEEDDEEDEDEDGEEQRSKATGSSSSSGPSTVNPAGAIAVDGSAGKEETGMEIEEIEEPSGRTAKTADSPVARLKPGMEEIV